A genomic window from Agrobacterium tumefaciens includes:
- a CDS encoding TIM barrel protein, whose translation MRTSIATVSISGEFPEKLAAIAKAGFTGVEIFENDFLTYDASPREVKALVADHGLDITLFQPFRDFEGMPEPHRARTFERAQRKFDIMGELGTDLMLICSNVSPVSLGGIDRAAADFHQLGELAAKHGVRVGYEALAWGRHISDHRDAWEVVRRADHANVGIILDSFHTLSRKIDPNSIRSIPGDKIFIVQLADAPLIDMDLLYWSRHFRNMPGEGDLPVVDFMRAVAATGYNGPLSLEIFNDQFRGGSARLLAEDGHRSLVNLMDQVRRLEPDIRIDVPAMPERVETQGVEFVEFTTAPEEKANLEALLATLGFEKTARHRNRDVDLHTQGDIRIVINTGGTGDSFAGASYSIHGTNAYAFGLKVADAQAALARAEALGAPTFAEPRRSGEVAVPAIQGVGNGVIYFLDGSPALASIWDNEFVPAEGQTGKGDAHLTRIDHLAQTTHYDEMLTWLLFYTSLFSSRRTPMVDVVDPGGLVRSQAIESVPSPHFRLTMNGADNRKTFAGKFLAEGFGTSIQHIAFATSDIFATAGALRARGFQALPISRNYYDDLEARFGLEPEFSDALRAASILYDRDDNGEYFQIYSRTFGEGFFFEIIERRGAYGGYGAMNAPFRIAAQRRLAPPVGMPRE comes from the coding sequence ATGCGCACATCCATTGCAACCGTATCGATCAGCGGCGAATTTCCCGAAAAACTGGCCGCCATCGCCAAGGCCGGTTTTACCGGCGTGGAAATTTTCGAAAACGATTTCCTGACCTATGACGCCTCCCCGCGCGAGGTAAAGGCTTTGGTGGCCGATCACGGGCTGGACATTACCCTGTTCCAGCCATTCCGCGATTTTGAAGGCATGCCGGAACCGCACCGGGCCCGCACCTTCGAGAGAGCACAGCGCAAGTTCGATATCATGGGCGAACTCGGCACCGATCTGATGCTGATCTGCTCCAATGTCTCGCCGGTCTCGCTCGGCGGCATCGACCGCGCCGCCGCCGATTTCCATCAGCTCGGTGAACTGGCCGCAAAACATGGTGTGCGCGTCGGTTACGAGGCGCTGGCCTGGGGCCGCCATATCAGCGATCACCGCGATGCCTGGGAGGTGGTGCGCCGCGCCGACCACGCCAATGTCGGCATCATTCTCGACAGTTTCCACACGCTGTCTCGCAAGATCGACCCCAATTCGATCCGCTCCATTCCCGGCGACAAGATCTTCATCGTGCAGCTGGCCGATGCGCCGCTGATCGACATGGACCTGCTTTACTGGAGCCGCCATTTCCGCAACATGCCGGGCGAAGGCGATCTGCCTGTCGTGGATTTCATGCGCGCCGTGGCTGCAACCGGTTATAACGGCCCGCTGTCGCTCGAAATCTTCAACGACCAGTTCCGCGGCGGCTCGGCCCGCCTGCTTGCCGAAGATGGCCACCGTTCGCTGGTCAACCTCATGGATCAGGTACGCCGCCTCGAGCCGGATATCCGCATCGATGTGCCCGCCATGCCCGAACGGGTCGAGACGCAAGGCGTGGAATTCGTCGAATTCACCACTGCACCCGAAGAAAAGGCAAATCTGGAAGCGCTGCTCGCCACGCTCGGCTTTGAAAAAACCGCAAGGCATCGCAACCGTGACGTTGATCTCCATACGCAGGGCGATATCCGTATCGTCATCAATACCGGTGGCACCGGCGACAGTTTCGCCGGCGCGTCCTATTCCATCCACGGCACCAATGCCTATGCTTTCGGACTCAAGGTCGCGGACGCGCAGGCTGCCCTTGCCCGTGCGGAAGCGCTCGGTGCACCAACCTTTGCCGAGCCGCGCCGATCGGGCGAGGTCGCCGTCCCCGCCATTCAGGGTGTGGGCAATGGCGTTATCTATTTCCTCGACGGCTCCCCGGCACTCGCTTCCATCTGGGACAATGAATTTGTGCCGGCAGAAGGTCAGACCGGGAAAGGCGACGCTCATCTCACCCGTATCGATCATCTTGCGCAAACAACGCATTACGATGAAATGCTGACCTGGCTTCTGTTTTACACGTCGCTGTTTTCCTCCCGCCGCACGCCGATGGTCGATGTGGTCGATCCCGGCGGGCTGGTGCGCAGCCAGGCGATTGAAAGCGTGCCTTCACCGCATTTTCGCCTGACCATGAACGGCGCGGACAATCGCAAGACTTTCGCCGGCAAATTTTTGGCCGAAGGTTTTGGCACCAGCATCCAGCATATCGCCTTTGCTACAAGCGATATCTTCGCCACCGCAGGAGCGTTGCGGGCCCGGGGGTTTCAGGCACTGCCCATCTCACGCAATTATTACGACGACCTCGAGGCGCGCTTCGGGCTGGAGCCGGAATTTTCCGATGCGCTGCGGGCGGCAAGCATTCTCTACGACCGCGACGACAACGGCGAATATTTCCAGATATACAGCCGCACCTTTGGCGAAGGTTTCTTCTTCGAAATCATCGAGAGACGTGGGGCCTATGGCGGTTATGGCGCCATGAATGCGCCCTTCCGCATCGCCGCGCAAAGGCGCCTTGCGCCTCCGGTCGGCATGCCGCGGGAATAG
- the aroQ gene encoding type II 3-dehydroquinate dehydratase has translation MSLFTILNGPNLNLLGQRQPEIYGYETLADIEAICRGITEAAGHELFFAQSNREYELIDWIHEARGKSSGIAINPGAFTHTSVAILDALNAFEAPVIEVHISNIHKREVFRHHSYVSTRAEGVIAGLGIEGYEVALRHLINRLSRSS, from the coding sequence ATGAGCCTTTTCACCATCCTCAATGGCCCGAACCTCAACCTGCTCGGCCAGCGCCAGCCGGAAATCTATGGCTATGAGACCCTGGCCGATATCGAAGCCATTTGCCGTGGGATAACCGAAGCCGCCGGCCACGAACTGTTCTTTGCCCAGAGCAACCGCGAATATGAGTTGATCGACTGGATTCACGAAGCGCGGGGCAAATCATCAGGCATAGCCATCAATCCCGGCGCCTTTACCCACACATCAGTGGCCATCCTCGATGCGCTGAACGCCTTCGAAGCGCCCGTCATCGAGGTTCACATTTCCAACATCCACAAACGCGAGGTTTTCCGCCACCATTCCTATGTCTCGACCCGCGCCGAAGGCGTAATCGCCGGCCTCGGCATCGAAGGTTATGAGGTGGCTTTACGCCACCTGATCAACCGTCTTTCCCGATCGTCGTGA
- a CDS encoding antibiotic biosynthesis monooxygenase, which translates to MTNRTGAVRLSGFLRCASMEDVELVVRHLPEHIRLTRAEPGCLSFEVSQTDDPLIWRVEELFIDRDAFDFHQQRTRASQWFVATSAIPRDYEITTLA; encoded by the coding sequence ATGACGAATAGGACAGGTGCGGTCAGGCTATCCGGCTTCCTGCGTTGTGCATCAATGGAGGATGTCGAACTGGTCGTGCGTCATCTGCCTGAGCATATCCGCCTGACGAGAGCGGAGCCGGGCTGTCTTTCCTTCGAGGTATCTCAGACCGACGATCCGCTGATCTGGCGGGTGGAAGAGCTTTTTATCGATCGGGACGCCTTTGATTTTCACCAGCAGCGGACACGCGCGTCTCAGTGGTTCGTTGCGACCTCCGCCATTCCACGGGACTATGAGATAACGACACTGGCGTGA
- a CDS encoding ABC transporter substrate-binding protein yields MTMIKKGMTTTFVALAMAATAFTAAPALAAGKMTISSPQDPGSWDPIDTFLVQWAAVATNIFDGLTYRGPDLKVVPGLAESWEELDEGKRIRFKLRQNVKFHNGEPFNAAAVKFTFERLLGEQGAKGPQRSNYVAIESVDVIDDYTVDMKLKAPDPVLLTKLAGYGGMIVPPAYIKEKGEDNFNLNPVGTGAFKFVSYAPKTNIKLEANPDYWGGAPKLSELEYRFIAEPATAVAELQAGRVDLVIPPTIPIGMIPVIEGDSKLEIVSVPGPTVDALRFNTRDGITADPKVRKAIIMAVDRGTIVKSILAGQASEIASFQSALSFGYDPELKPLPYDPEGAKKLLAEAGVKPGATLQIDIRGNDATMNEVAQVISSYLSMVGITATIKPYETNVLLNDIIPQGKTGAMFQQKWGGWTFDYDNTAYSMYHSGEKWNPYDKDEKLDKLLESQRPLTDRAEREKILKEIGSYTAERALEIPLYNSNAIYGINKRVKGFVAPPDNRLKLTDVTVE; encoded by the coding sequence ATGACAATGATCAAGAAGGGGATGACGACAACGTTCGTCGCACTTGCCATGGCCGCCACGGCCTTTACCGCCGCACCGGCTCTCGCCGCCGGCAAGATGACCATTTCCAGCCCGCAGGATCCGGGCAGCTGGGATCCGATCGACACCTTCCTCGTGCAATGGGCTGCCGTCGCCACCAACATCTTCGATGGCCTGACCTATCGCGGCCCGGACCTGAAGGTTGTGCCCGGCCTTGCCGAATCCTGGGAAGAGCTGGATGAGGGCAAGCGTATCCGCTTCAAGCTGCGCCAGAACGTCAAGTTCCACAATGGCGAGCCCTTCAACGCCGCCGCCGTCAAGTTCACCTTCGAGCGCCTTCTCGGCGAACAGGGTGCCAAGGGCCCGCAGCGCTCCAACTATGTCGCCATCGAAAGCGTCGATGTCATCGACGATTACACGGTCGACATGAAGCTGAAGGCGCCGGATCCCGTGCTGCTGACCAAGCTTGCCGGTTATGGCGGCATGATCGTTCCGCCTGCCTACATCAAGGAAAAGGGCGAGGACAATTTCAACCTCAACCCCGTCGGCACCGGCGCGTTCAAATTCGTTTCCTACGCACCAAAGACCAACATCAAGCTGGAAGCCAACCCCGATTACTGGGGCGGTGCGCCAAAGCTTTCCGAGCTTGAATATCGCTTCATCGCCGAGCCCGCGACCGCCGTTGCCGAATTGCAGGCCGGCCGCGTCGATCTCGTCATTCCGCCCACCATCCCGATCGGCATGATCCCGGTCATCGAAGGCGATTCCAAGCTTGAGATCGTCAGCGTGCCCGGCCCGACGGTCGATGCGCTGCGTTTCAACACCCGTGACGGCATCACCGCCGATCCGAAGGTGCGCAAGGCGATCATCATGGCCGTCGACCGCGGCACCATCGTCAAGTCGATCCTTGCCGGTCAGGCATCCGAAATCGCGAGCTTCCAGAGCGCGCTGTCCTTCGGTTACGATCCGGAACTGAAGCCCCTGCCTTACGATCCGGAAGGTGCGAAAAAGCTGCTCGCGGAAGCCGGCGTCAAGCCGGGTGCGACGCTGCAGATCGATATCCGCGGCAATGATGCGACGATGAACGAGGTGGCGCAGGTTATTTCCAGCTACCTCTCCATGGTCGGCATCACCGCCACTATCAAGCCTTACGAAACCAACGTTCTGCTGAACGATATCATCCCGCAGGGCAAGACCGGCGCGATGTTCCAGCAGAAATGGGGCGGCTGGACCTTCGATTACGACAATACGGCCTATTCCATGTATCACTCGGGTGAAAAGTGGAACCCTTACGACAAGGACGAAAAGCTGGACAAGCTGCTTGAATCCCAGCGTCCGCTGACCGACCGTGCCGAGCGCGAAAAGATCCTCAAGGAAATCGGCAGCTATACCGCCGAACGCGCGCTGGAAATTCCGCTTTACAACAGCAATGCCATTTACGGCATCAACAAGCGGGTCAAGGGTTTCGTCGCACCGCCGGATAACCGCCTGAAGCTGACCGACGTGACCGTCGAATAA
- a CDS encoding ABC transporter permease has protein sequence MAAKTSRLARFTNLEFILGAFLTTVICLAVVFSDVLFPGGADKIDLMARLAKPFANAAHPLGTDPLGRDVLARVVAGGKISLLVGFTSVIGAVIFGVAVGLVAGYYRGFWDMLVMRFADIQLAMPFILLAITFIAIVGGSLTNTIILLIVSQWVQYARLVRGSVLTLREREFILSARAIGVKDWRIILQHLLPNLIGPVIVLMTLNVANNILLESSLTFLGLGVDPTIPSWGGMLADGRTYLQTAWWVSVFPGLAILLTVLGLNLLGDWLRDSLDPTGRTSR, from the coding sequence ATGGCTGCAAAAACCTCGCGTCTCGCGCGCTTCACCAATCTCGAATTCATCCTCGGCGCGTTCCTCACCACGGTCATCTGCCTCGCCGTCGTCTTTTCCGACGTGCTGTTTCCGGGCGGAGCGGACAAGATCGACCTGATGGCGCGCCTTGCCAAGCCCTTTGCCAATGCCGCCCATCCGCTCGGCACCGATCCGCTGGGGCGTGACGTGCTCGCCCGCGTCGTCGCCGGCGGCAAGATTTCGCTGCTGGTCGGTTTCACCTCGGTCATCGGCGCGGTCATCTTCGGCGTCGCGGTTGGTCTGGTGGCCGGTTATTATCGCGGCTTCTGGGATATGCTGGTCATGCGCTTTGCGGATATCCAGCTCGCCATGCCCTTCATTCTGCTCGCCATCACCTTCATCGCCATTGTCGGCGGCAGCCTCACCAACACCATCATCCTCCTGATCGTCTCGCAATGGGTGCAATATGCCCGTCTCGTGCGCGGCTCGGTGCTGACGCTGCGAGAGCGGGAGTTCATCCTTTCCGCCCGCGCCATCGGCGTGAAGGACTGGCGCATCATTCTCCAGCACCTGCTGCCGAACCTCATCGGCCCGGTCATCGTGCTGATGACGCTCAATGTCGCCAACAACATCCTCTTGGAAAGCAGCCTCACCTTCCTCGGCCTCGGCGTCGATCCGACCATTCCGAGCTGGGGCGGCATGCTGGCGGATGGACGGACCTATTTGCAGACGGCATGGTGGGTCAGCGTCTTCCCGGGCCTTGCCATCCTTCTGACGGTGCTTGGCCTCAACCTTCTCGGCGACTGGCTGCGTGACAGCCTCGACCCCACCGGCAGAACTTCGAGGTAA
- a CDS encoding shikimate dehydrogenase, with amino-acid sequence MTEKTAFKVGLIGADIQLSKSPALHMREGAAHGLDYSYELVDVTARKLPASALPVLLDELEARGFAGTNITHPFKQAVIPHLHELSEDARMLGAVNTVVFKDGRRIGHNTDWYGFYESFVRGLPDAKRDRALLVGAGGAGVAVAHAALKLDIARLDIFDREFERAERLALELNARFGAGRAFAVEDPSASLPFANGLIHATPMGMPAHPGMPVSADLIEQRHWVADIVYMPLVTELLATAAKKGCRTLPGGGMTVFQAVGAFRLFCGREPDAQRMTAHFTELCMAEGVA; translated from the coding sequence ATGACAGAGAAAACCGCCTTCAAGGTCGGCCTCATTGGCGCCGATATCCAGCTTTCGAAATCGCCCGCGCTGCATATGCGCGAAGGGGCTGCCCATGGCCTCGATTATTCCTATGAGCTGGTGGATGTCACTGCCCGCAAGCTCCCGGCCAGCGCCCTTCCCGTCCTGCTCGACGAGCTGGAAGCGCGCGGTTTTGCCGGCACCAATATCACCCACCCATTCAAGCAGGCGGTCATTCCGCACCTGCATGAATTGTCGGAAGATGCCCGTATGCTGGGCGCGGTCAACACCGTCGTCTTCAAGGACGGTCGCCGCATCGGCCACAATACCGACTGGTACGGTTTTTACGAAAGCTTCGTGCGTGGCTTGCCGGATGCGAAGCGGGATCGCGCGCTGCTCGTCGGCGCGGGTGGGGCGGGTGTCGCGGTGGCGCATGCCGCGCTGAAGCTCGATATCGCTCGGCTAGACATTTTCGACCGCGAGTTCGAAAGGGCGGAGCGACTGGCTCTCGAGCTCAATGCCCGCTTTGGCGCAGGCCGCGCCTTTGCCGTTGAGGACCCGTCCGCCTCCCTGCCCTTCGCCAACGGTCTCATCCACGCCACCCCGATGGGCATGCCCGCCCATCCCGGCATGCCGGTTTCAGCCGATCTCATCGAACAGCGGCACTGGGTGGCCGATATCGTCTATATGCCGCTCGTCACCGAACTTCTGGCGACGGCGGCGAAAAAAGGCTGTCGCACCCTGCCCGGCGGCGGCATGACCGTTTTTCAGGCCGTCGGCGCATTCCGCCTCTTCTGCGGTCGCGAGCCGGATGCGCAGCGCATGACGGCGCATTTCACCGAACTTTGCATGGCGGAGGGTGTGGCATGA
- a CDS encoding TetR/AcrR family transcriptional regulator, with the protein MTKSATSNGTRDSRQAKRDPEGVRRDILSVAMEEFSQNGLSGARIDEIAARTRTSKRMIYYYFSDKESLYQRVLEEAYAKVRGGESNLELDDLEPAAALDKLCRFTFDHHRRNPAFIRMVMIENIHHGRHMQSSETIRQLNRPAIDALESVLLRGQKRGIFRNGIDALELHWQISALSFFNVSNVATFSFIFGDNLFTDEGQDTLSRHVSDMVLRYVLTPGHITTIGKDG; encoded by the coding sequence ATGACCAAAAGCGCGACTTCGAACGGAACCCGAGACAGCCGGCAGGCGAAGCGCGATCCGGAGGGGGTTCGCCGCGACATTCTTTCGGTGGCCATGGAAGAGTTTTCGCAGAACGGCCTTTCCGGCGCCCGCATCGATGAAATCGCCGCCCGCACGCGCACGTCCAAGCGCATGATCTATTATTATTTCAGCGATAAGGAGAGCCTTTACCAGCGCGTGCTTGAGGAAGCCTATGCCAAGGTGCGCGGCGGCGAGAGCAATCTGGAGCTCGACGACCTTGAGCCGGCTGCGGCGCTCGACAAGCTCTGTCGGTTCACCTTTGACCACCACCGTCGCAACCCGGCCTTCATTCGCATGGTGATGATCGAAAACATCCATCACGGCCGGCATATGCAATCGTCGGAGACGATCCGCCAGCTCAACAGGCCGGCCATCGACGCGCTGGAAAGCGTGCTGCTGCGCGGGCAGAAGCGTGGCATCTTCCGTAACGGCATCGATGCGCTGGAACTGCACTGGCAGATCAGCGCGCTGTCTTTTTTCAACGTCTCGAATGTCGCGACCTTCTCGTTCATCTTCGGTGATAATCTGTTCACCGATGAGGGGCAGGACACACTGTCGCGGCATGTCAGCGACATGGTGCTGCGTTATGTGCTGACGCCCGGCCATATCACGACGATCGGGAAAGACGGTTGA
- a CDS encoding ABC transporter ATP-binding protein, whose protein sequence is MTAANRNALLSVENLSVEFGDSRVVDDISFAVEAGRTVAIVGESGSGKSVTSLSTMRLADMMGAKYPAGRILFEGRDLLKASQKEMRSIRGKEIAMIFQEPMTSLNPVFTIGDQICEVLMLHEKTGKQAAIAEAQKLLEMVRLPDAAELLKRYPHQLSGGMRQRVMIAMALACRPKLLIADEPTTALDVTIQAQILNIMRDLQKKLGMGMVFITHDMGVVAEMADDVVVMWKGKKVEEGPVKDIFANPQHPYTRALLSAVPRLGSMEGEEFPKRLPLTVLQGGQPVVVGEERVQNTAKYDQKPLLSVKDLFVRFDIRKNLFGKATHRCNAVQKVSFDIHAGETLALVGESGSGKSTIGRTIQQLQTAVSGEIAFNGRSYSQMSAAERFRMRQEVQYIFQDPFASLDPRKTVGFSIAEPINTHDLINDQKAVRRRVDELLERVGLSSEHAARYPHEFSGGQRQRVCIARALASDPKLIIADEALSALDVSIQAQIINLFMDLQAERGLAYLFISHDMAVVEKMSHRVAVLYLGQIMEMGSRRQVFETPTHDYTRRLLSAVPVADPTIERHTAMIEGEIPNPVRRVGDEPAILAHEEINPGHFIAKSA, encoded by the coding sequence ATGACTGCCGCAAACCGCAACGCCCTCCTCTCGGTTGAAAACCTGAGCGTTGAGTTCGGCGACAGCCGCGTCGTGGATGATATTTCCTTTGCCGTGGAGGCAGGCAGGACGGTGGCGATCGTCGGTGAATCCGGGTCGGGAAAATCCGTCACCTCGCTTTCCACGATGCGTCTTGCTGACATGATGGGCGCCAAGTACCCCGCCGGCCGCATCCTGTTCGAAGGCAGGGACCTGCTGAAAGCCTCGCAGAAGGAGATGCGCTCAATCCGCGGCAAGGAGATCGCCATGATCTTCCAGGAGCCGATGACGTCGCTCAACCCCGTCTTCACCATCGGCGACCAGATCTGCGAAGTGCTGATGCTGCACGAGAAGACAGGCAAGCAGGCGGCGATTGCGGAAGCGCAGAAACTCCTCGAAATGGTACGGCTGCCCGACGCGGCCGAGCTTCTGAAACGGTATCCGCACCAGCTTTCCGGCGGCATGCGCCAGCGCGTGATGATCGCCATGGCGCTCGCCTGTCGGCCAAAGCTTTTGATCGCCGACGAACCGACGACGGCGCTGGATGTGACCATTCAGGCGCAGATCCTCAACATCATGCGCGACCTGCAGAAGAAACTCGGCATGGGCATGGTCTTCATCACCCATGATATGGGCGTGGTGGCGGAAATGGCCGATGACGTGGTCGTCATGTGGAAGGGCAAGAAGGTCGAAGAAGGCCCGGTCAAGGATATCTTCGCCAATCCGCAGCACCCCTATACGCGCGCCCTGCTTTCGGCCGTTCCGCGCCTCGGCAGCATGGAAGGCGAAGAGTTTCCCAAGCGCCTGCCGCTCACCGTGCTGCAGGGTGGCCAGCCGGTTGTGGTTGGCGAAGAGCGCGTGCAGAACACAGCAAAATACGATCAGAAGCCGCTGCTGTCGGTCAAGGACCTGTTCGTCCGTTTCGATATCCGCAAGAACCTGTTCGGCAAGGCGACGCACCGTTGCAACGCCGTGCAGAAGGTGAGCTTCGATATTCACGCGGGCGAAACGCTGGCGCTGGTGGGCGAATCCGGGTCCGGCAAATCCACCATCGGCCGTACCATACAGCAGCTGCAAACCGCCGTATCAGGCGAAATCGCCTTCAACGGACGCAGCTATTCGCAGATGTCGGCGGCAGAGCGCTTCCGCATGCGCCAGGAAGTGCAATATATCTTCCAGGACCCCTTCGCCTCGCTCGATCCGCGCAAGACGGTCGGTTTTTCGATTGCCGAGCCGATCAACACCCACGATTTGATCAACGATCAGAAGGCGGTACGCCGGCGTGTGGATGAATTGCTGGAGCGTGTGGGCCTCAGCTCCGAACATGCCGCGCGGTATCCGCACGAGTTTTCGGGGGGCCAGCGCCAGCGCGTCTGCATTGCCCGTGCGCTGGCTTCCGATCCGAAGCTCATCATCGCGGACGAGGCGCTGTCGGCGCTCGACGTCTCCATTCAGGCGCAGATCATCAATCTGTTCATGGATTTGCAGGCCGAGCGCGGTCTCGCTTATCTCTTCATCAGCCATGACATGGCGGTGGTGGAAAAGATGAGCCACCGCGTCGCCGTGCTTTATCTCGGCCAGATCATGGAAATGGGCAGCCGCCGGCAGGTCTTCGAAACGCCGACGCATGATTATACCCGCCGCCTGCTTTCGGCCGTGCCGGTCGCCGATCCGACCATTGAGCGCCACACCGCCATGATCGAAGGCGAAATTCCCAATCCCGTGCGCCGTGTCGGCGACGAGCCGGCGATTCTCGCTCATGAGGAAATCAATCCGGGCCACTTCATCGCGAAGAGCGCCTGA
- a CDS encoding ABC transporter permease: MAGFLIKRLLQAIFVVIAITLLVSFAIRLTGDPAVTMFQGGGSMTEDDLARIRAALGTDRPFFVQYFSFLKGLVTLDFGRSFTGSTPVSRLIADALPATLLLAFISMAVSIALSIPLGIKAATSRGKTADQVIRIFSLVGLSFPNFWLATMLVLLFSITLGWLPPSGMGGFASYIMPAVTMGVILTATNVRLVRTAMLDTLRSQYIMVARAKGLSENKVLYKHALRNCAIPLITYFGLQFGGLLGGIVVIERVFNWPGLGTLAFDAVGARDYPVLQAVITVLSLMIVGINLLVDIAYGLVDPRIRTE, encoded by the coding sequence GTGGCCGGTTTCCTCATCAAGCGATTGTTGCAGGCGATTTTTGTCGTCATCGCCATCACTCTTCTCGTTTCCTTCGCCATTCGCCTCACCGGCGATCCGGCTGTCACCATGTTCCAGGGCGGCGGCAGCATGACGGAAGACGATCTGGCGCGCATCCGCGCGGCGCTGGGCACTGACCGGCCGTTCTTCGTGCAATATTTCAGCTTCCTGAAGGGCCTCGTGACGCTCGATTTCGGCCGCAGCTTCACCGGTAGCACGCCGGTCTCGCGCCTCATCGCCGATGCCCTGCCCGCCACGCTGCTGCTCGCCTTCATCTCCATGGCGGTGTCGATTGCGCTCTCCATCCCGCTCGGCATCAAGGCGGCGACCTCGCGCGGCAAGACGGCCGATCAGGTGATCCGCATCTTTTCGCTCGTCGGCCTATCCTTCCCGAATTTCTGGCTGGCCACGATGCTGGTGCTCTTATTCTCCATCACGCTCGGCTGGCTGCCGCCAAGCGGCATGGGTGGTTTCGCCAGCTACATCATGCCCGCTGTCACCATGGGCGTCATCCTCACCGCCACCAATGTCCGCCTCGTGCGCACCGCCATGCTCGATACGCTGCGCTCGCAATACATCATGGTGGCGCGCGCCAAGGGCCTCAGCGAAAACAAGGTTCTCTACAAACACGCGCTGCGCAACTGCGCCATTCCGCTCATCACCTATTTCGGCCTGCAATTCGGCGGGCTGCTCGGCGGCATCGTCGTCATCGAACGTGTCTTCAACTGGCCGGGCCTCGGCACGCTGGCTTTCGATGCGGTCGGCGCGCGCGATTATCCCGTGCTTCAGGCCGTCATCACCGTGCTGTCGCTGATGATCGTCGGCATCAACCTTCTGGTCGATATCGCCTATGGGCTTGTCGATCCGCGCATTCGCACGGAGTAA